A single window of Engraulis encrasicolus isolate BLACKSEA-1 chromosome 20, IST_EnEncr_1.0, whole genome shotgun sequence DNA harbors:
- the LOC134436320 gene encoding cell division control protein 42 homolog: MQTIKCVVVGDGAVGKTCLLISYTTNKFPSEYVPTVFDNYAVTVMIGGEPYTLGLFDTAGQEDYDRLRPLSYPQTDVFLVCFSVVSPSSFENVREKWVPEISHHCPKTPFLLVGTQVDLRDDSNVVDKLAKNKQRPISPEGGDKLARDLRAVKYVECSALTQRGLKNVFDEAILAALEPPETKRRSNKCSLL, encoded by the exons atgcaGACCATcaagtgtgtggtggtgggcGACGGCGCTGTGGGTAAGACCTGTCTGCTCATCTCCTACACCACCAACAAGTTCCCCTCAGAATATGTGCCCACG GTATTTGACAACTATGCAGTGACAGTAATGATAGGAGGGGAACCGTATACCCTTGGTCTATTTGATACTGCAG GACAGGAGGACTACGACAGGCTGCGGCCCCTCAGCTACCCCCAGACCGACGTCTTCCTCGTCTGCTTCTCCGTCGTCTCGCCCTCCTCCTTCGAAAATGTCCGGGAGAAG TGGGTGCCAGAGATCTCGCACCACTGCCCCAAGACGCCCTTCCTGCTGGTGGGCACCCAGGTGGACCTGCGCGACGACAGCAACGTGGTGGACAAGCTGGCCAAGAACAAGCAGCGGCCCATCTCCCCCGAGGGCGGGGACAAGCTGGCGCGAGACCTGCGCGCCGTCAAATACGTCGAGTGCTCTGCCCTCACGCAG AGAGGCCTGAAGAACGTCTTTGACGAGGCCATCCTGGCGGCCTTGGAGCCCCCAGAAACCAAGCGCAGGAGTAACAAATGCAGCCTGTTGTAG